One window of Desulfobacca acetoxidans DSM 11109 genomic DNA carries:
- a CDS encoding MBL fold metallo-hydrolase, with protein sequence MFFKQFFNEGLGCCSYMVGCAQAGVAAVVDPRRDIGDYLTLAHQEGLRITHIIDTHVHADHITGSQELQRVTEAPIYIHAQAPVKYGHQGLQEGEEIILGTARLQILDTPGHTPHSVSVLVTDASRGREPWLMLTGDLLFVGDVGRPDLAGAEKLEEQVENLYHSLYDKLGRFPGRLEIYPAHGHGSLCGRALSSKLSSTLGFERHNNPVLQKGSLTEFKTVMMQEFPARPKNFTHIIATNLAGPPLVDQQRPFRPLNVPEVKAKLESGHVLLDTREEAAFGGAHIPGSINIGMSPPIGNWAGMVLEPGTPLVLLVDNQEKLREVVRQLYRVGYDAIDGYLSGGIKAWEMAAQPTAFLPQLTPRELADMLKSGKPDLLLDVRTPTEWRQGHIAEAEHAPLSQLGQTDLSPFVGKRVVIMCGNGYRANIAGSLLMRHGAKRVMAVAGGMVSWRNAGLPLVT encoded by the coding sequence ATGTTCTTTAAACAATTTTTTAATGAAGGGTTGGGGTGTTGCTCGTATATGGTCGGCTGTGCCCAAGCCGGAGTGGCAGCGGTCGTCGATCCGCGCCGTGATATCGGGGATTACCTGACTTTGGCCCATCAGGAAGGTTTAAGGATCACCCATATCATTGATACTCATGTCCACGCCGATCATATTACCGGTAGTCAGGAACTCCAGCGAGTGACCGAAGCGCCGATATATATTCATGCCCAGGCGCCAGTGAAGTATGGGCATCAGGGACTGCAAGAAGGTGAAGAGATCATATTGGGCACCGCTCGTCTGCAGATCTTGGATACTCCCGGTCACACGCCCCACAGTGTCTCAGTGTTGGTAACTGACGCCAGCCGGGGCCGTGAACCCTGGTTGATGCTTACCGGTGACCTGCTGTTTGTCGGCGATGTCGGTCGACCGGACCTGGCCGGGGCGGAAAAATTGGAAGAACAGGTAGAAAATCTGTATCACAGTCTGTACGATAAATTGGGGAGATTTCCTGGCCGCCTGGAAATCTATCCGGCTCATGGCCACGGTTCCCTCTGCGGTCGGGCTTTGAGCAGCAAACTGAGTTCTACCTTGGGATTCGAACGGCACAATAACCCCGTTTTGCAAAAGGGTTCACTGACCGAATTTAAGACGGTCATGATGCAGGAATTTCCGGCCCGCCCGAAAAACTTTACTCACATCATCGCTACAAACCTGGCCGGACCGCCGTTGGTAGATCAACAGCGGCCATTTCGTCCCCTGAATGTGCCAGAGGTAAAAGCCAAGCTGGAAAGCGGTCATGTGCTGCTGGACACCCGGGAGGAGGCTGCCTTTGGAGGGGCTCATATTCCTGGCAGCATCAACATCGGGATGTCACCGCCGATCGGCAACTGGGCCGGCATGGTACTCGAACCTGGCACGCCGTTGGTATTGTTGGTGGATAACCAGGAAAAGCTCAGAGAAGTAGTCCGGCAACTCTACCGGGTCGGCTATGATGCCATCGACGGCTATTTATCCGGGGGCATCAAGGCCTGGGAGATGGCTGCGCAGCCGACCGCTTTTCTGCCCCAACTGACTCCCCGGGAATTAGCCGATATGTTAAAGTCGGGCAAGCCCGACCTCTTGCTGGATGTCAGGACGCCGACGGAATGGCGGCAGGGACATATCGCCGAGGCCGAACACGCACCTTTATCTCAACTGGGCCAGACTGATCTTAGCCCTTTTGTCGGCAAACGGGTGGTTATCATGTGCGGCAATGGCTACCGCGCCAATATAGCCGGCAGCCTGCTGATGCGGCATGGAGCCAAAAGGGTGATGGCCGTCGCCGGAGGCATGGTTTCCTGGCGGAACGCCGGCCTACCGCTAGTTACTTAG
- the fusA gene encoding elongation factor G, which translates to MAGKLDHLRNVALIGHSGAGKTSVAEAMLFTAKASNRLGKVDDGSSVLDFEAEEVKRRISISAACHHFDWKKHAIHFVDTPGDDNFLAETRAALQVVDGALVIVDAVDGVKVGTEKVWSYADHSKLPRLVFINKMERERADFNKAVQEISNTLQAKPVLLQIPIGQEASFKGVVDLVAMKAYSFDSTGKFVEGPIPAELADEVESRRGDLLNFAAESDDVLIEKFLEEGQLSTEEILQGLRLGTLGGNFVPVLCGGATQNLGVNLLMDAINAYLPSPTDRGAISGINPKTKEEISLEADPDGPFCAYVFKTVADPYAGRLSIFRIYSGTLKADSTVWNAGKEAAERFGQLFLPEGKNQKSVESSGPGTFAAVAKLKETVTGDTLCEEAKPIILPTPEPYKTVVTFAVEPKSRGDEDKVFSSISRLIEEDPSLSLTRTAETKEILLSGMGQVHIEATVEKLKRKFGVEVNLKTPKVPYRETIKNSTKVQGKYKRQSGGRGQYGDTWLDISPLPRGGGFEFVDKIVGGVIPKQYIPAVEKGIVEAMLEGELSGNPVVDVKVMLYDGSFHEVDSSEMAFKIAGSMGFKKGFMACQPTLLEPVMQMKVTVPEDFMGDIIGDLNGRRGRVLGVDSKGSLQIITANVPLSEVQHYQPDLTSKTGGRGTFEMEFSHYEEVPPPLAEKIIAQAKAAKEKE; encoded by the coding sequence ATGGCTGGAAAACTTGATCATCTCCGCAACGTGGCCTTGATCGGACACAGCGGCGCCGGCAAAACCTCGGTGGCCGAGGCAATGCTCTTTACAGCCAAGGCGTCGAATCGGCTGGGCAAAGTGGATGACGGCAGTTCAGTATTAGATTTTGAGGCGGAAGAGGTGAAGCGCCGCATCTCCATTTCAGCGGCCTGCCACCATTTCGATTGGAAGAAACACGCCATTCACTTCGTTGATACGCCAGGTGATGACAACTTTCTGGCTGAGACACGGGCCGCCCTCCAGGTTGTCGACGGCGCTCTAGTGATCGTTGATGCGGTGGATGGGGTGAAGGTTGGAACGGAGAAGGTCTGGAGTTACGCCGATCATTCCAAGCTGCCGCGGTTGGTTTTCATTAATAAAATGGAGCGGGAGCGGGCCGATTTTAACAAAGCCGTCCAGGAAATCAGTAATACTCTACAGGCCAAACCGGTACTGCTGCAGATTCCCATCGGGCAGGAGGCCAGCTTTAAGGGTGTGGTGGATTTGGTAGCCATGAAGGCCTACTCCTTTGATAGCACCGGCAAGTTCGTAGAAGGTCCGATACCGGCGGAATTGGCCGACGAAGTTGAGTCTCGGCGCGGTGATCTGTTGAATTTTGCCGCCGAATCCGACGACGTTCTGATTGAAAAATTCCTGGAAGAAGGTCAGCTCAGCACGGAAGAAATATTACAGGGACTGCGGCTCGGAACCCTGGGAGGCAATTTTGTCCCGGTATTGTGTGGTGGGGCGACGCAAAATCTGGGTGTCAACCTGCTTATGGACGCCATTAACGCCTATCTTCCTTCACCCACGGATCGTGGAGCAATCAGCGGCATCAATCCCAAAACTAAAGAGGAAATCAGTCTGGAAGCCGATCCGGACGGTCCTTTCTGTGCCTATGTATTCAAGACGGTGGCCGACCCCTATGCCGGTCGCCTGAGCATCTTTCGCATCTATTCCGGCACCCTGAAGGCCGATTCCACCGTTTGGAACGCCGGTAAAGAAGCGGCTGAGCGGTTTGGCCAGCTCTTCCTGCCGGAGGGAAAAAACCAGAAGTCGGTTGAGAGTTCCGGTCCTGGAACCTTCGCGGCGGTAGCGAAGCTCAAAGAGACAGTTACCGGGGATACCTTATGCGAAGAAGCCAAACCCATCATCCTGCCCACCCCGGAGCCCTACAAAACGGTGGTCACCTTTGCCGTAGAGCCCAAGAGCCGGGGCGATGAAGACAAGGTATTTTCTTCCATCTCTCGGCTGATTGAAGAAGACCCCTCCCTGAGTCTGACCCGCACCGCCGAGACCAAGGAGATTCTGCTCTCCGGGATGGGTCAGGTTCATATAGAGGCCACCGTCGAAAAGCTTAAGCGTAAATTCGGGGTGGAGGTCAACCTGAAAACCCCCAAAGTACCCTATCGGGAGACTATCAAAAATTCCACCAAAGTTCAGGGTAAATACAAACGCCAATCTGGCGGCCGGGGCCAATACGGCGACACCTGGCTGGACATTTCACCCCTCCCTCGCGGCGGCGGTTTTGAATTTGTCGATAAAATAGTCGGTGGCGTCATCCCCAAGCAATACATTCCGGCAGTAGAAAAGGGAATCGTCGAGGCCATGCTGGAAGGCGAGCTATCCGGCAACCCGGTAGTGGACGTCAAGGTGATGCTCTATGACGGCTCCTTTCACGAAGTGGACTCTTCGGAAATGGCCTTCAAGATTGCCGGCTCCATGGGTTTTAAAAAAGGCTTCATGGCCTGCCAGCCTACCCTGCTGGAGCCGGTAATGCAGATGAAAGTCACGGTACCGGAAGATTTTATGGGTGATATAATCGGTGATCTCAACGGCCGTCGAGGTCGGGTGCTCGGAGTGGATTCGAAAGGCAGTCTACAGATCATTACGGCCAACGTACCTCTCTCAGAAGTGCAGCACTATCAACCCGATCTGACCTCCAAGACCGGTGGCCGCGGAACCTTTGAGATGGAATTCTCCCACTACGAAGAAGTGCCGCCGCCGCTGGCCGAAAAGATTATCGCCCAAGCCAAGGCCGCCAAAGAAAAGGAATAA
- a CDS encoding MOSC domain-containing protein, with amino-acid sequence MTLNSTPADRYPSRIVAVSVSRTKGVKKDNVAEAKALVGFGLEGDAHGGAWHRQVSLLALESIEKMRGKGMELQPGDFAENLTTEGIDLPNLPVGTRLKIGPEVEMEVTQIGKTCHDGCAIKKRLGECVMPTEGIFAKVLHGGVVRPGDAIELVHG; translated from the coding sequence ATGACCCTTAATTCAACCCCTGCTGACCGATACCCCTCCCGGATCGTCGCTGTATCCGTCAGCAGAACCAAGGGCGTTAAAAAAGACAATGTGGCTGAAGCCAAAGCGCTGGTGGGCTTCGGCCTGGAAGGTGACGCCCATGGCGGCGCCTGGCATCGGCAGGTAAGCCTGCTGGCCCTGGAGAGCATCGAGAAGATGCGGGGCAAAGGAATGGAACTGCAACCGGGTGATTTTGCCGAGAATCTGACAACCGAGGGTATTGACCTCCCCAATCTGCCGGTGGGGACCAGGTTAAAGATCGGTCCGGAAGTAGAGATGGAAGTGACTCAGATCGGTAAAACCTGCCACGACGGCTGTGCTATCAAGAAACGGTTAGGCGAGTGCGTCATGCCCACCGAGGGCATCTTTGCCAAGGTCCTGCACGGCGGTGTGGTGCGCCCGGGTGATGCTATTGAGCTAGTACATGGTTAG
- a CDS encoding MogA/MoaB family molybdenum cofactor biosynthesis protein has product MVRVGILTCSDKGARGEREDLSAQEARKLLPVNVFRVENYAIVPDTREAITDLLVAWCDQDRLDLILTTGGTGLSPRDVTPEATRGVIEREVPGMAEAMRAASLLKTPHAMLSRGVAGIRGQTLIVNLPGSPKGVRENLEVVLPALPHALEKIKGSPAECGSA; this is encoded by the coding sequence ATGGTTAGAGTAGGGATTTTGACCTGCAGTGATAAAGGCGCCAGGGGTGAACGAGAGGATTTAAGCGCCCAAGAGGCCAGAAAACTGCTGCCGGTCAATGTCTTCCGAGTGGAAAACTATGCCATTGTCCCGGATACCCGAGAAGCAATTACGGACCTGCTCGTGGCCTGGTGTGACCAGGACCGCCTCGATCTGATCCTGACAACCGGTGGTACCGGTCTTTCGCCCCGGGATGTTACCCCGGAGGCCACGCGAGGCGTTATTGAACGGGAAGTTCCCGGTATGGCCGAGGCCATGCGGGCCGCCAGCCTGCTCAAAACCCCACATGCCATGCTCTCTCGAGGAGTGGCGGGTATTCGGGGACAGACCCTGATCGTTAACTTGCCCGGCAGTCCCAAGGGAGTGCGGGAAAACCTGGAGGTAGTGCTGCCCGCCCTGCCCCATGCCCTGGAGAAAATTAAAGGCAGTCCGGCGGAATGCGGTTCGGCGTAA